In Felis catus isolate Fca126 chromosome E1, F.catus_Fca126_mat1.0, whole genome shotgun sequence, the following proteins share a genomic window:
- the LOC101095695 gene encoding olfactory receptor 3A1-like, producing the protein MDPESKTNGTAVTEFILLGLVETPGLWPVVFVVFLLAYLLTVGGNLSILAAILVETKLHTPMYFFLGNLSVLDVGCITVTVPSMLARLLSHKHTVPYGACLTQLFFFHQLAGVDCFLLTAMAYDRFLAICQPLTYSTRMSQTVQRILVAVSWALAFTNALTHTVAISTLNFCGPNVINHFYCDLPQLFQLSCSSTQLNELLLFGLGILMAGAPVILIVTSYIHVAAAVLRIRSAEGRKKAFSTCGSHLTVVGIFYGTGVFSYMRLGSVEASDKDKGIGILNTVISPMLNPLIYSLRNPDVQGALWQVLTGKRALA; encoded by the coding sequence ATGGACCCAGAATCCAAGACCAATGGAACAGCTGTTACTGAGTTCATCCTGCTGGGCTTAGTGGAGACACCAGGGCTATGGCCAGTTGTCTTTGTAGTCTTCCTCTTAGCCTATCTGCTCACTGTTGGGGGCAACCTCAGCATCCTGGCCGCCATCTTGGTGGagaccaaactccacacccccatgtacttcttcctggggAACCTATCGGTGCTGGACGTTGGGTGTATCACCGTCACTGTTCCTTCAATGTTGGCTCGTCTCCTGTCCCACAAGCATACTGTTCCCTATGGAGCCTGCCTCACACAGCTTTTCTTCTTTCACCAGTTGGCTGGTGTGGACTGCTTCCTGTTGACAGCCATGGCCTATGACCGATTCCTGGCCATCTGCCAGCCCCTCACCTACAGCACCCGAATGAGCCAGACAGTCCAGAGGATATTGGTGGCTGTGTCCTGGGCTTTAGCCTTCACTAATGCACTGACCCACACAGTAGCCATATCCACCCTGAACTTCTGTGGTCCCAATGTGATCAATCACTTCTACTGTGACCTCCCACAGCTCTTCCAGCTCTCCTGCTCCAGCACCCAACTCAATGAGCTGCTACTCTTTGGTCTGGGTATCCTCATGGCAGGTGCACCTGTGATTCTCATTGTCACTTCCTACATCCATGTGGCAGCTGCAGTCCTACGAATCCGTTCTGCTGAGGGCAGGAAAAAAGCCTTCTCCACATGTGGTTCTCACCTCACTGTGGTTGGCATATTCTATGGGACAGGTGTCTTCAGCTACATGAGGCTGGGCTCAGTGGAAGCTTCAGACAAAGACAAAGGGATTGGCATCCTCAACACTGTCATCAGCCCCATGCTGAACCCACTCATCTACAGCCTTCGGAACCCTGATGTACAGGGGGCTCTGTGGCAGGTGCTCACGGGGAAGCGAGCCCTTGCATAA
- the LOC101082275 gene encoding olfactory receptor 3A2 encodes MEPEVGVNRTSVTEFILLGLVETEQLQSVVFAVFLFAYLLTVGGNLSILAAILVEPKLHTPMYFFLGNLSVLDVGCITVTVPSMLARLLSHKRTVPYRACLTQLFFFHLLAGMDCFLLTVMAYDRFLAICRPLTYSTQMSKTVQRMLVVVSWALGFTNALNHTLTLTTLNFCGPNVINHFYCDLPQLFQLSCSSTQLNELLLFVAAAFMAVTPLVLITVSYAHVAAAVLQIRSVEGRKKAFSTCGSHLTVVCLFYGTGIFNYMRLGSEESSDKDKGVGVFNTVINPMLNPLIYSLRNPDVQGALWRVLVGKQSLT; translated from the coding sequence ATGGAACCAGAAGTTGGGGTTAACAGGACATCTGTTACTGAGTTCATTCTACTCGGCCTAGTGGAAACAGAACAGCTGCAGTCTGTGGTCTTTGCAGTCTTCCTCTTTGCCTATCTGCTCACAGTTGGGGGCAACCTCAGCATCCTGGCCGCCATCTTGGTGGagcccaaactccacacccccatgtacttcttcctggggAACCTATCGGTGCTGGACGTTGGGTGCATCACCGTCACTGTTCCCTCAATGTTGGCCCGTCTCCTGTCCCACAAGCGTACCGTTCCCTATAGAGCCTGCCTCACACAGCTTTTCTTCTTTCACCTCCTGGCTGGTATGGACTGCTTCCTATTGAcagtgatggcctatgaccgATTCTTGGCCATCTGCCGGCCCCTCACCTACAGCACCCAAATGAGCAAGACAGTCCAGAGGATGTTGGTGGTTGTGTCCTGGGCTTTGGGTTTCACCAATGCATTAAATCACACTCTTACCCTAACCACCCTGAACTTCTGTGGTCCCAATGTGATCAATCACTTCTACTGTGACCTCCCACAGCTCTTCCAGCTCTCCTGCTCCAGCACCCAACTCAATGAGCTGCTGCTCTTCGTAGCAGCAGCCTTCATGGCTGTAACCCCCTTGGTCCTCATCACTGTGTCCTATGCACACGTGGCAGCTGCAGTCCTACAAATCCGTTCAGTGGAAGGCAGAAAGAAGGCCTTTTCCACATGTGGCTCCCACCTCACAGTGGTTTGCCTCTTCTATGGTACTGGTATCTTCAACTACATGCGTCTTGGTTCCGAGGAGTCTTCAGACAAGGATAAAGGGGTTGGGGTCTTTAATACTGTTATCAACCCCATGCTGAACCCTCTCATTTACAGTCTTAGAAATCCTGATGTTCAGGGCGCCCTGTGGCGGGTACTTGTGGGGAAGCAGTCACTGACTTAA
- the LOC101095929 gene encoding olfactory receptor 3A1, whose translation MKSKFEYNRTAITEFILLGLVETPDLRPVVFVVFLLSYLLTVGGNRSILAAILVEPKLHTPMYFFLGNLSVLDIGCITVTIPSMLARLLSHKRTVPYGACLTQLFFFHLLVGVDCFLLTAMAYDRFLAICQPLTYSTRMSQTVQRILVAVSWALAFTNALTHTVAISTLNFCGPNVINHFYCDLPQLFQLSCSSTQLNELLLFAVGFIMAGTPLALIVTSYAHVTAAVLRIRSAEGRKKAFSTCGSHLTVVAIFYGSGIFNYMRLGSAKLSDKDKAFGIFNTVINPMLNPIIYSLRNPDVQGALWRVLMGRRPLA comes from the coding sequence atgaagtcaaaattTGAGTACAATAGAACAGCCATTACTGAGTTCATCCTGCTGGGCTTAGTGGAGACACCAGACCTGCGGCCAGTTGTCTTTGTAGTCTTCCTCCTTTCCTACCTGCTCACAGTTGGGGGCAACCGCAGCATCCTGGCCGCCATCTTGGTGGagcccaaactccacacccccatgtacttcttcctggggAACCTATCGGTGCTGGACATTGGGTGCATCACAGTCACTATTCCCTCAATGTTGGCTCGTCTCCTGTCCCACAAGCGTACTGTTCCCTATGGAGCCTGCCTCACACAGCTTTTCTTCTTTCACCTTCTCGTTGGGGTGGACTGCTTCCTTTTGACAGCCATGGCCTATGACCGATTCCTGGCCATCTGCCAGCCCCTCACCTACAGCACCCGAATGAGCCAGACAGTCCAGAGGATATTGGTGGCTGTGTCCTGGGCTTTAGCCTTCACTAATGCACTGACCCACACAGTAGCCATATCCACCCTGAACTTCTGTGGTCCCAATGTGATCAATCACTTCTACTGTGACCTCCCACAGCTCTTCCAGCTCTCCTGCTCCAGCACCCAACTCAATGAGTTGCTGCTCTTTGCTGTGGGTTTCATAATGGCAGGTACTCCCCTGGCTCTCATCGTCACCTCCTATGCCCATGTGACAGCTGCAGTCCTACGAATCCGTTCTGCTGAGGGCAGGAAGAAAGCCTTCTCCACATGTGGCTCTCATCTCACTGTGGTTGCCATATTCTACGGTTCAGGTATATTTAATTACATGCGACTGGGTTCAGCCAAGCTTTCAGACAAGGATAAAGCTTTTGGAATTTTTAACACCGTCATCAACCCCATGCTGAATCCAATCATCTACAGCCTCAGGAACCCTGACGTGCAGGGTGCCCTCTGGAGAGTGCTCATGGGGAGGCGGCCACTGGCTTGA
- the LOC101096182 gene encoding olfactory receptor 1D2: protein MHGSNQSRVSEFLLLGISESPEQQRILFWMFLSMYMVTVVGNVLIILAISFDPRLHTPMYFFLANLSFTDLFFVTNTIPKMLVSLQSQNKAISYAGCLTQLYFLVSLVALDNLILATMAYDRYVAICRPLHYTTAMSPGLCILLLTLCWALSVLYGLTHTLLMTRVTFCGSRKIHYIFCEMYVLLRLACSNTQVNHMVLIATGCFIFLTPLGFMIMSYVRIVRTILQIPSVTGKYKAFSTCASHLAVVSLFYGTLGMVYLQPLQTYSMKDSVATVMYAVVTPMMNPFIYSLRNKDMHGALGRLLLGKAFQRLT from the coding sequence GCAACCAGAGTAGAGTCTCCGAGTTCCTGCTCCTGGGGATCTCGGAGAGTCCTGAGCAGCAGCGGATCCTATTCTGGATGTTCCTGTCCATGTACATGGTCACAGTGGTGGGAAATGTGCTCATCATCCTGGCCATCAGCTTTGATCCCCGCTTGCACactcccatgtacttcttcctggccaACCTCTCCTTCACCGACCTCTTCTTCGTCACCAACACAATCCCCAAGATGCTGGTGAGCCTTCAGTCTCAGAACAAAGCCATCTCCTATGCAGGGTGTCTGACGCAGCTCTACTTCCTCGTCTCCTTGGTGGCCCTGGACAACCTCATCCTGGCCAcaatggcctatgaccgctatgtggccatctgccgCCCCCTCCATTACACCACGGCCATGAGCCCTGGACTCTGCATTTTGCTCCTCACCTTGTGTTGGGCACTTTCTGTCCTCTATGGCCTCACCCACACCCTCCTCATGACCAGGGTGACCTTCTGTGGTTCCCGGAAGATCCACTACATCTTCTGTGAGATGTATGTCCTGCTGAGGCTCGCGTGTTCTAACACCCAAGTCAATCACATGGTGCTGATTGCCACAGGCTGCTTTATCTTCCTTACCCCCTTAGGATTCATGATCATGTCCTATGTCCGGATTGTCAGAACTATTCTCCAAATACCCTCAGTGACTGGGAAGTAcaaagccttctccacctgtgcctCACATTTGGCTGTGGTCTCCCTCTTCTATGGGACACTTGGTATGGTATATCTGCAGCCCCTCCAAACTTACTCCATGAAGGACTCAGTAGCCACAGTGATGTATGCTGTGGTGACCCCCATGATGAACCCTttcatctacagcctgaggaacaagGACATGCATGGGGCTCTGGGAAGACTCCTCCTAGGGAAAGCCTTCCAGAGGTTGACATGA